DNA from Mucilaginibacter mallensis:
TTGATGAGGAGCACGAAACATCGTACAAACAATTTGATCCTGCACCACGCTACAATGCACGTGATGCAGCTATTTTTTTAGCCAATATGCACGGAGGCAAAGTGCTGTTAGGATCGGCTACCCCATCGTTTGAAAGTTATTACAATGCCCGTACCCATAAATATGGCTTTACTGAACTAAGCGAACGCTTTGGCGGCGTTGAAATGCCCTTAGTAGAGATAGTAAGCATAGCCGAGGAAACCAAAAAGAAAACTATACAATCGCACTTTACCAGTGTGTTGATTGCAGATATACAGCAGGCTTTAGCCAATAAAGAGCAGGTGATCCTGTTTCAGAACCGCCGTGGTTATGCCCCGGTTTTGATGTGCAAAATGTGTGCCTACACGCCAAAATGCATTAATTGCGACGTAAGTCTAACTTTTCACAAAAGCAGTGGTAAACTACACTGCCATTATTGCGGTTACAAGGAGGATTCACCTACTATATGCCCGGCTTGTGGATCAACTCACCTGGAATATAAAGGCTTTGGCACCGAAAAGGTGGAGGACGAACTGAGCCTGATCCTCCCCGATGCCCGCATCGCCCGCATGGATTTGGATACCACCCGCTCGCGTAACTCTTTACAAACTATCCTGAACAACCTGGAAGAAAAGAAGATCGATATTCTTGTTGGCACACAAATGGTTGCCAAAGGCCTGGACTTTGCTGATGTTACCGTTATAGGTATCATTAATGCTGATAGTCTGCTCAAATTCCCGGATTACCGGGCCAATGAGCGCAGTTTCCAGATGCTGGCACAAGTAAGCGGCAGGGCTGGGCGCAGAGGCAAGCAGGGCAAGGTAGTTATCCAAACCTATGATCCCGGTCATCGGGTGATAAAACAAGTGATTGAGAACGATTATAAGGATCTGTATTTTACAGAGATGACGGAACGTAAAAGCTTTAAATACCCTCCGTTCTATCGTCTTATTAATTTAGATATAAAACATAAAGACCCGGAGGTATTATACCACCAGGCTATTTATCTCGCAAAAGAGCTGCGCAAGCATTTTGGTGATGAACGGGTAATTGGCCCGCAAGCGCCATTGGTTAGCCGGATCCGTAATTTTTACATCCAATCCATCCTGCTAAAATTTGAAAAGGATGCCATATCCATTAATAAAGCAAAAACTGTTATCAGGGATACGATAACACAGTTTCAAACCACTAAATTGAGCAAGGGCAGCATAGTTCAGCCTGATGTTGACCCTTATTAATATATTAGCATGAAAACTCATCAATATAAAACAAACCTTACGTGGACCGGCAACCTGGGCAAAGGAACAAGCGCTTACCGTGATTACAGCCGAAATCATGAACTCAATACCGGAAGCAAGCCATTGGTTCCCGCTTCGTCTGATCCTGCCTTTCGCGGCGATGGCACCAGGTATAATCCCGAAGAATTACTGGTCATGTCGATCTCATCATGCCATATGCTATGGTACCTTCACTTATGTTCAGAAGCAGGCGTTATTGTAGTTGATTATACCGATGCGGCAACAGGCACCATGACAGAAACCGCCAATGGTGGTGGCCATTTTACTGAGGTTACGTTACATCCACTTGTTATTGTAAATGATGCTGCTATGGTTGACAAGGCAAATGAACTGCATCATAAAGCCAACGAATTATGTTTTATAGCCAACTCGTGCAACTTCCCTATACTACATAAACCTGTTTGCGAAGTACTAAGTAAGTAAACATAGCTTCACTAGTCTCAAGTCAAAAGCCGAAAACGACGAAATACGGCTTTAGACTTGCGACTAACAACTATTGACTTGATACTAACGCGTTTCTACCGCATCCAGTTCAATTTCTGTAAAGCCTGGATCCTTTGCTGCAGGGAGCTGACCACAATAAAACCTGGTTGCCAGTTTGTGATAAGCAATATGTACTTTTAAATTGTTTATCATGTATTTAGCCGGAAGATCAGGAACACTGAAAGTACTGTCGGGCGAATCTGTTTGTATAAGCCAGCCGCAGCCATCTGCTGCCGACGAGCCTGTGTTTATAATAGTTGCATCAGCATTTATAATATTAGTTGAGTGATCGCTTTTTTTGCAGGATAAAATTGCGCAAACAGATAATGTCGAAATGCTTAAAATTGACTTGT
Protein-coding regions in this window:
- the priA gene encoding replication restart helicase PriA; protein product: MLEFAQAEHTDRETLFVEVILPLAIAKNYTYRVPYELNDSVAIGKRAVVQFGKSKLYTAIIAGIGKQAPEKYEAKYLVEILDDKPVVTHEQLHFWYWLADYYMCNVGEVMSAALPSALKLASETKIMLNKDFPVDRSTLHDKEFLIVEALDIQPELTVSDIVKLLGQKQVMPILKLLFEKNVINISEEVSERYKPRKRTFITLNPFYNDPDNRRELFGILEKKAPKQADAVLAYIKLSRQQKTISKNELIEESGAGAASIKTLIEKEVFIPEEKNVSRLYFEEEEAINNFELSEQQQEALKSVSDQFAEKDVVLLHGVTSSGKTQIYIRLIEEMIQTGRQVLYLLPEIALTTHIIERLRVYFGANIGVYHSRFNDNERVEVWQKVLNNEYKVVLGARSSVFLPFNDLGLIIVDEEHETSYKQFDPAPRYNARDAAIFLANMHGGKVLLGSATPSFESYYNARTHKYGFTELSERFGGVEMPLVEIVSIAEETKKKTIQSHFTSVLIADIQQALANKEQVILFQNRRGYAPVLMCKMCAYTPKCINCDVSLTFHKSSGKLHCHYCGYKEDSPTICPACGSTHLEYKGFGTEKVEDELSLILPDARIARMDLDTTRSRNSLQTILNNLEEKKIDILVGTQMVAKGLDFADVTVIGIINADSLLKFPDYRANERSFQMLAQVSGRAGRRGKQGKVVIQTYDPGHRVIKQVIENDYKDLYFTEMTERKSFKYPPFYRLINLDIKHKDPEVLYHQAIYLAKELRKHFGDERVIGPQAPLVSRIRNFYIQSILLKFEKDAISINKAKTVIRDTITQFQTTKLSKGSIVQPDVDPY
- a CDS encoding OsmC family protein; this translates as MKTHQYKTNLTWTGNLGKGTSAYRDYSRNHELNTGSKPLVPASSDPAFRGDGTRYNPEELLVMSISSCHMLWYLHLCSEAGVIVVDYTDAATGTMTETANGGGHFTEVTLHPLVIVNDAAMVDKANELHHKANELCFIANSCNFPILHKPVCEVLSK